Below is a window of Bombus pyrosoma isolate SC7728 linkage group LG14, ASM1482585v1, whole genome shotgun sequence DNA.
TTAATTGTccatttaatttagaaaacatCAAGTTAGTTTTTTAGCTTGTTACATCGAAAACAAATACTTCGAATCATTGAAAGGTggttaataattaacaaaaaaaataagGTTATAACAAAGTGAGTGTGAATATTTATCCGTTCAAAGATTGCGGATCTTGCCATGACGACGGAAGAACAGTTTCAGGCGGCTGTTAATGTGATCAGGAATTTACCAAAGAATGGTAAATTTTCTAAGACATTCAAAatgaattatgataattaatatcattcttCGAGTTGTCGATGCTTTTAAATGATGTACTTAATCGTATCATTGTCTCTACatcattgttttattatatttaatgcaaaGCGTTCTATGACATTGATATGAAACTTATTATGTTatactctttttttctttcccagcatttttttcaattgtacGAAACTTGTTAAACTGGTTTTTTTAATTAGCAGCAAATACATTTATGAGATTTAGTTTTTATGCGAAAACGTGAAGAAGTCGTACGAAGTTCGTGCAATcatgtatttacatatctaTTTCGTTGAGACTGAAAACGAAAACATTGTTTCATATCGTTCTTCAATGTATTCagattattaataatgttctaacatattaaatttcaaaattattgaagTGTGTTCTCGTTAATTTTATGCTCCCGAGTATTTGTAATTAGAtacaaaatagaataataataagcgttttttatttgtatgtgATCTACATTATATAACAAACAGTatgtttacatttatttactgGTAAAAATTGCATTAAGTATGTcacataaatttttgtaattgttaaaagaataaatttgaatctttttttgcacgtaatttataaatataacctttgtaaaaaagaaattttctttgcttttatGCAAGTAAAAGATTAGATTTTGATATTATCTCGAAcgtacatttttatcattaaatcataaatatttatgattaaattcataaatatgtatacatactttCCATTTATTACAAGTGCATGTGTGAGTGTTCTCATTTCACTTTCTAACAGAGTAGAATGGATAAATTGCAGTTTATGTTTGAAACTAGAATATCCTTCatgaataaattacaaatatacttATAATTGTCCAAAGCTGTATCAtcaacttttttcatttattaatcacataaattttgtgttaaaaaagtaataaatatttgtttaaaaaattaagtatttaattctttattaattgaacttaataatgtataatgttacaaggatttatttaatatctctatatttttttatgattaatgataattaattcatgAGTAAATTTTCACATTAACTCTTAATTTTTTGACCAAAGGTcatacaataaaaatgttatcaaGTCATTCACCttgcaattaatttcaataacagtgaagaaacaaatttttttacattaaatgcaggaaatatgaatattataattttatatgaaactaAAATTACAGActaataaagttatattaataatcatattGTTGATAATGTATTATGTTTCAGGTGCATATCAACCTAGCAATGAAGTTATGCTACGTTTTTATGCATATTACAAACAAGCAACAGAAGGATCATGTCAACAACCAAAACCAGCATTCTGGGAAGTGGTTAGAAAAGCAAAATGGGAAGCTTGGACACGCTTGGGCAATATGAGTAGAACAGAAGCTATGAATAACTATgtagaagaattaaaaaaggtTGATTGTAgaaactattataattttattgaatgtcataaagtaacaataatttaatacttatttataatttaatagattGTAGAAACAATGTCTTATACAGACAAAGTGGCTAATTTTCTAGACAGTTTAGATTCATTTTGTGAAAGTGTCCCACCTGAAGATTTAGAATTACTTCTTGGTCCTGTGTTAGAACGTATGCGCTCACAACCTGGAATGCCATTATCTGGTTCTCCCCTAGGtttgtatttgtaaatatatactttatttttcatttgttgatctgataatttattaacaatgaaCATATTCGATGCTAACAATCAAAGAATGGACaagtttaaaacaaattaattctattaataagTTTTTCTTATACAGCATCAAGAGAAACATCACCACATAGAGGTTGTAACATGACTCGGCACATTGCAAGTAGTTTAGAAACCAGCCCAGCTACTAGCCATAGTGCAAGTCCACTAGATACCGACGGCGAAGACGAATTTATAGATACTGTCGAAGTAAGCTACTGGTATTATAAACAGAACACAGTATTGGACATACTTTTATTTCCAACTTATAACtgaaattgtttcttcttattcATAGTCAGCTCCAGAACGATTACCAAAAGACATAACAAAAACCACTAATGTTACTCAAAAAATggttaatggtttaaatgtttctACTGATAAAGTTAATGAGTTAGTTACTCAAAAAGAGAACTCTTcagaattaattaatggaTACACTAATACAAATGGCTATGCAGAACCACTAACAGAAAATAAGcaagaaaaaagtaaacaacgtgttaaaaaagatgaaaaatctaacgacgaatttttcaatcaaataGCTATAACTATGCAAAACTTACAAAGAGATTTAGACAGAATAACGGCCAGAGTGCGCAGTTTAGAAGGTCAAACATTACAGGCATTGGCGCCTTCAATAGTATGTGTAAAT
It encodes the following:
- the LOC122575230 gene encoding acyl-CoA-binding domain-containing protein 5, translating into MTTEEQFQAAVNVIRNLPKNGAYQPSNEVMLRFYAYYKQATEGSCQQPKPAFWEVVRKAKWEAWTRLGNMSRTEAMNNYVEELKKIVETMSYTDKVANFLDSLDSFCESVPPEDLELLLGPVLERMRSQPGMPLSGSPLASRETSPHRGCNMTRHIASSLETSPATSHSASPLDTDGEDEFIDTVESAPERLPKDITKTTNVTQKMVNGLNVSTDKVNELVTQKENSSELINGYTNTNGYAEPLTENKQEKSKQRVKKDEKSNDEFFNQIAITMQNLQRDLDRITARVRSLEGQTLQALAPSIKQPAATSYPKWWPLPECSPRLFTILIVWPFIAQFLISLTQRYRQRRL